AACGCACATTAGTATACACTTTCTCCTTGCTTGTGTAGATTGAATTGTTTGAAGAGGAAAGTACCTTCGTACTGCAAACTTCGAAAGACGAAAGGTTGGATAAATATCTGCAGAAGATATTTCGGAGAATAatgctatttgaattttttaattaaaccctCGAGGGTTCGATCACTTTTGAAAAATTCCATATTTAAAAGTAAATCCAAAGTTCCATATTTAAAATATCACCAAAGAGGTGATATTAACCCTCGAGGGTTCAGTGACTTTTGAAATTTTCCAAGTTCAAAATTGATCTCACGggcgttaaaatttatttagtcGGAGTTACAATTGCAAAATCGAAGAGGGGAAAGAGTAACAGCTGTTTTCTCTTCGCGCTTGCGATGAAACTGGAATCAGTTACTTTTCTGATCCAATTGAAACGCGCGCATCGCTTCCCCTATGCTATTCAGTAGTCCAAGTACTTCGAGAACTACCGAGTTCTACTCATTAAGACATTATCCCTCGCGCGCCCGGAACTACGTACCTACTCCCCGGGATATGCAATCAAGTGCACAGACGCGCACTTAAATTACTCGTcgtgagaggaagagagagggtaTCTGACGTGGGACGAGAACTTGGCTCGTTAACGTGCCACGAAATCACCGCGGCCAAAAGTTCCGAATTCCGCGACGCGCCGTTTTCGAATCGACTAACGAAGGATGCGCGTAACAGCTTCTATTCCCTATTTTAATTGCTCGAAAATAATATTCCACGTTACGGATAGGTTTCGCGGCAGACTAATCCCTTTTTATTTAACTGCAACTTTAATTGTTCCCAAttcctttcttcttccttttaatAAAAGCCGGGAGATTATTTCGCAAAGAATTGCGGCCGCTTCGAAATTACAGTGGAATTGCAACTTTTTAATTCTTTGCAGGGTTAGTTGAATCCTGGCAAGATTTACGcgcatttatttaaacatttcacTGTCActcctttttaataaaaattgaggGATTATTTGGCGGGGAGTTGCAGTCGCTTTGAAATTACAGTGGAATTGCAACTATTGAATTCCTTTAcagaattatttatattctaaagccgcgaatccacgatgagattttacatgagacaaaaatctcagtcGCGAGAGAGGagatttttctaaatatatcGTGAAGCTTGTGTCGTGAGAGTCTAATTTCAGGAAACTAAtggcgaaataattaaaaaagaataaaataatgaaataattgtctaatTAAATTAAAGTCTCGTGTGagatagggctgggactatttgtcgaatttttcggtattcgaatattcgaatacttcagttgctcaattatttggcgaatgtattcgaatatccaagtatccaaatactattcgaatatttaatatatcgactagtatggtgtgaattataaatcaagttctttaggttcatttttttacaagcttttatttagttccagtggtgagttcgttagtttgtcAGGGGGTGTTTCTGCATGAAAAACTaattcgaaaatatagaataaaatcgtctgatatcgcgtttcgttttcgagaaaattgactttgaattttagccaAATACCCGTGCACCTGGGTACAGCTTTAGGCACCTCAGGGGCACGCGTATTtggctaaaattcaaagtcaattttctcgaaaacgaaacgcgatatcagacgattttattctatattttcgacttagttTTTCATGCAGAAACACTCCCTgacaaactaacgaactcacaactggaactaaataaaatattgtaaaaaaatgaacctgAAGAAcatgatttataattcataccatactattcgaatactcaaacattcgaagttcattcgtagcattcgaatacttgtaaaatatattcgaataatcacagCCCTAATGTGAGACATGATATTTTTGTCTCCTCGTGGATTTGCGCCTTAACAAGATTCTTCTGACTTCCCTACATTCGCGCACTCGTTTAAACGGAAGTATGGCGCCGTCAAGCAGACCATCGATTGCAAGCCGATATCGATTACGATTCGTTCGTGTTTCCCCGTCGTTTCTTTGCCTGCCGAAAGGTAATTCATACGCGTGCCAAAAATTCCACGTTTACGCCGTATCCAGACAATGCGATCGGCCAAGATATCCCCATTGGAACAGGTTCATTAATCCCACTATCTCTTTCGGAAAGTCTAAAATCGTACTTGCTCACAGAACATCCGAGAACATAGACTACCACAGAGACTGGTCATGAACGAAATCAGGGCGTTGACTTCCCGATCTTTGGTGCCCAGACTGAAAAAATCGTCGTTGGTACCGTGCCCCCTTTACTATCAGCCCCCATCCCTGACACCACTCGCTCTATTCCATCAATCACCTCACGAAAAAGATTTAGTTCaaccattaaggggttacgtacaCCTAGAACGatcgaaaaaatcgatttttctaataaagaattcgcagaagcTACAACATCGAAGGTAGGTCAACTCTATGGCCCCGAAATCGAAGTTTTTCTGTAcgttcaaagaaaaaaattacctcACTTTAACCTGtaccttaaactttaaacgccgTTTTCTCGAAACTATGCTCTTCAAATCGGTGCCAATGATActtcaaaaactactgaaccacTTTGAAACTCGGCTCGATTATTCCTCGCATCAATATCTAGACTGTAGCatagcgatttttatttaaaagccACAGTTTGTTTTTGATCCTTAAAAAACTGATGCAACATCTCTCAGAAGAGCAGAAGAGAACATTTCGAAGATAAAtttcatcagttttttaattcaaattggTTCAGCAGTTTTCGAAATATCACTGGCACCGATTTCACAAACATTTTCGAGAAAACAGCGTTTAAGTTTAAGGTACAGATTaaagtcaaatattttttttgaactTACAAAAATCGTGAATTCCGGTGGCATAGAATTGACCTTCCCCTGATGTTGTAgcttctgcgaattctttattggaaAACTTAATTTCTTCGACCATTCTAGTTGTAACTACCCCCTTAACTACTCAAAGCCCATCACTGCAGAAGCTTCCACCCCAGACATAGAGTCGAGCCCCAAAAATCCTTGAAACTTACGATTATATTATCAACCTTGCATCCTTTCGTTCGAACCACTCATCGACTCGTTCCTCCGAAAGGCGTATAGCTCCAGCCAAACGAGATCATGGGAACCGTTTCGGTCGATGTACGAGCAGTGGACAGGAGCGAACGGAGAGCCCTGCTGGGTGGAAGTTCTCATGCCGCGAGATCGTCAGTCGAGGATCCAGAATCGAATGAACCGCGCGCCGTCGCAGAAGGAGGACTCGAGGATCGTCTTCGGGGTACGGTGCAATCGGCCACCGCCGAAGATAATTCGGGAAATGGCGGACGATTTTCGGAGGAGGACGCTGAAGCATGTCTCCAGAAGCTGAAGTACGCGCGTCCGCGTAGCAAGCACGGCGCGGGCAAGAAGTCTGGCTGTCGGAAGCGACGAGTAACGTTCGCCGTCTGAAGCCCATGAGGAGACAACTGGACGAAGAAGCGGCATTAACGAGCTGCTCGAAACACTTGGATGCATTGAAATTATATGTTCGCCGATAACAGACTTGTATTCGCGTTAGCGTGTAGAATTGCTTGGGAATAAAGTGGAGGATATGAAAAGAACTGTAGATGGCGTTCATTGATTATGAAGTTATCGGGATACCGAAGTAGGTTCAGACTCTAGCCGATAGGAACGAATGTAATCGAGAGTGTGGATATCGAGTATAGATTGGCGGATGTTTCGGTAACCCTGGCCGTCGATCCCCTATTGTTCTTCAAGCGTTCTGACACACGCCATCAAAATGCCACGGAAACCTCAGGAATGACCCTGGCGCGTACACATACCGTTTGAACagcaatttaattttcaaaattctaagTGACTACGTCTGCAACGCAACAGTAATTTCTACACACGCTTTAAACACGCCTCTGCAGAGATTACATCGAGACGATGAACGGATTCAGGACTTTGGTTTTCCAGGATCTTCCCCATGTTCTACCCCCGAAGGGTATCCAAGTAAATGCACGATTCAGTATAGAAATATCTCTCGGACACTCGCGCTCCACGCGCATTATTGGATTTtgaatttaatttgaatttcattaCAATGTCTGTGTAATGTGTAAATGTACGAACATTTCTATGCGAACGCTAGTTGTCCTCGTCCCATTTGCACACCACTTCGTCGAGCCGTCGCTTCTGGAACTTCTTCGAGGTCTCCGGCAAGGAAGAGATCTGTCGCGAGTCCAGGAAATGCGCCGCGGCGAAGGACCTCGTCTCCAGTTCGTTGGCCACGCACCACGAGCTGGAGGACGCGTCGAGAGCCATGTCGAGCATGCCGGCGATCGCTTCGATGGCCCTGGCCCCAAAGACGCACGCGTACCAGTTCGATCTGAAAGCCACCCCCATGAACTGCCCGAGAATCCAGGCTTCCTCGCAAGAGGAGAACTTGATGTCCCTGCTGGATGGAAACCCGGTGCCAAGGACCCTGAAATGGAAGCTGACAGGCTACAAGACGCTTCGGAACGAGCAGGCCGGTGACTTTGCGTTTGTACCCGGCGGGGAGACGTACGACCTGGACGTTCTACCTCGCAACGATTGCGGCGAATCGGTGAACGCTGCCAAGACCGCGAGGATGGACTTGAAGCCTCCGGAGCAGGAGAAAGTGAGTCCCACCACGGCGGAGTACCCTAACGATCCTAACAGCGCGGACACTTTGTCCTTGTCGACGAAATCGATCGAGAACAAAGCGGAGGCGCAGGACACGGCAATGTCTCAGGCTGTGGAAGTTAGTGTCGCTGAGTCTGCGAAGGTTGAGGCAGAAGCGACGAAAACCGAGGCTCCGAGTACCTCGAAGACAGGCCCGACTGTAGACGAAGCAGCTGCTCCCTCAGCGCAGAAGCTGTTCACCGCGCCGGCCATGAAGAACGAGGGTGTGAAGTATTTACCAATCTCGAAATCAGAATTGCCACCGAGTCAGATGAAGTGTCAGGCGCAGCCGTCGGTGCAATATTCCTCGCGACCACCGAGCGGGATTTCAAAGCCTGCGCAGCCAGTGCTACAGCAACGCGCGGAGAACCTGACGGACACTGCTAAGCTGACGTCTTCCATGGAGCCCCAGAAGCAGCAGCCGCCTCAGAGCTACTCCTCTGCTAATCCGACGGAAACCTCAGCCCCCGAGGAAGCTACCCAAGCAACAACTTCGGGATGGTCCCCCGTGGAACAAGAAACAGAGGGAAGTATTGCTCAGAGTTCTATGAGCGCAGAAAAGAAAGCACTGGAGCACGCAACGGAGAAGGTTGCTCAAGCTGCGCAGCCGGGTAACGTTCAATTATCTTCGAAAAATCCTCAGGAGCTCCAGGAGAATGTATCGAATAGAGCCGCTCAAGATGCTTCTCAAGCCACGGAGAGCAAAGGCCGTAACCCGGAGTCATACTTTGCGCCCCGATCATGGAAGCAGTCTGACAGTAGCGTGTCCAACCAGGCCCCTCGTTTCGACAACAAATCCAGTCACGAGTCTCTGAATCAAGTCTACGCATCGTTCGGATGGAAGAACAGAGAGTCGACGTTGAAGATCTCCAGCCCCCATGAGAAGAAGGGTACCTCGCCGTGCGCCGCGACGCAGGCTAGACTCCAGGGGAGTCCTACCGCCGGCGGTGCGCCGCAGAGTCAAGAAGCTGGCGCTTTCGGTCACGACGGGTCCTCCATGTCCGGCAGTTCCGGCGGCGGATCGCGAAAGCCACCCTCTTATCCACCTTTCCCGCCGCGACGAGCCTCCTCGAACAGCTCCTCGCCTCTGGGCAGGCTTCCGTCCGTAGGTGCGCGGAGCAGGTCGAGAGGATTGGGCGCCCCGAGGAGCGGCACCTCGAGCATCTTCACCGCGTCGATGAACCCGTCGTCGAGGCGGTGCAAGGACGGCGACGAGGGTGCCTCCGGAGGCAAGACGATGTGCACGAAGCACAGGGAGAACAAGTCCTCCAGGGACAACAACAAGTGCTCCAGGAGGCGGTCCTGCGACCGGCAGCCCGAAAGTAGGAAGTGTCAGAAGGAGAGTAAATCGAAGAAGGCCTGCCAGCGGTACTGCTGCCCGGCGTTGCAGCAGTCGGTGGAATGCGACTACGACTTGTCCTACTGCCCCAAGGATGGCaagccgaagccgaagaagCCGAGGGACCCCACGTGCCTGCCCACCGAGAAAGACCCCCACTATGACGAGAAACCGACGTCCGACAACGCGGGGGGCAGACAAATTTGCACTGACCCCTCCAAACGGTCGAACAAATGCGAGCGAAGGCCGAGGAAGTGCGACAGGGAAAGGTAATGGGCGCTTGGTTCTGGTGGGGCGTAGGGTTTCGCTGGGCTTCCAGGTGATCTAGCTCCTTAATAGTTGGGGAAATAGGCAGGGTTAAGGAGTTACGCGCTAATAATAGCGTAGACTCGTGATAGGTTGTAGGGTTATACAGTGGTGGCGAAAGGAGGGTTTAAAATtcgtttactttttttaatcactATCTACCCTGTTTCACGAGATTTCATAAGAACATTCCCAAGCCGAAAATTCTGCTTTTAATCAAACTTCGAAATGCGAGGAACAATTCTTTTTTTCtgtggaaattcactctgagggagtgaaatcagccctcaaagttatcgtttttatttttctttccgtAGTTAGATAGAGCATAGAAATCTGAACGATTCTCGTATCTATAGTTTTCCTCCATCTCGcagcgttacaaagttatattaaaagaaCCAAAATACATACGCGACAACTTTAAGGGTTGATTTAAACCTTCCACAGTGcatttccgcagaaaaagagAACTACTCCCCGCGTAACTCCAATACTCCAAATGCTCTACATTTACAGgaagtttcattgaaatgtcAGGAACGTTTCCACGCGAGTTGGAAGGGGTAGGTAATTGGagagtctttgtagaaaacagagcaagtgtcaaaaatcaaatcctatacta
This region of Andrena cerasifolii isolate SP2316 chromosome 4, iyAndCera1_principal, whole genome shotgun sequence genomic DNA includes:
- the LOC143367762 gene encoding uncharacterized protein LOC143367762, with protein sequence MYVHETACHCTLVKVAAVFSTSLVALALSRCTRITGASDRMRDYIETMNGFRTLVFQDLPHVLPPKGIQVNLSSSHLHTTSSSRRFWNFFEVSGKEEICRESRKCAAAKDLVSSSLATHHELEDASRAMSSMPAIASMALAPKTHAYQFDLKATPMNCPRIQASSQEENLMSLLDGNPVPRTLKWKLTGYKTLRNEQAGDFAFVPGGETYDLDVLPRNDCGESVNAAKTARMDLKPPEQEKVSPTTAEYPNDPNSADTLSLSTKSIENKAEAQDTAMSQAVEVSVAESAKVEAEATKTEAPSTSKTGPTVDEAAAPSAQKLFTAPAMKNEGVKYLPISKSELPPSQMKCQAQPSVQYSSRPPSGISKPAQPVLQQRAENLTDTAKLTSSMEPQKQQPPQSYSSANPTETSAPEEATQATTSGWSPVEQETEGSIAQSSMSAEKKALEHATEKVAQAAQPGNVQLSSKNPQELQENVSNRAAQDASQATESKGRNPESYFAPRSWKQSDSSVSNQAPRFDNKSSHESLNQVYASFGWKNRESTLKISSPHEKKGTSPCAATQARLQGSPTAGGAPQSQEAGAFGHDGSSMSGSSGGGSRKPPSYPPFPPRRASSNSSSPLGRLPSVGARSRSRGLGAPRSGTSSIFTASMNPSSRRCKDGDEGASGGKTMCTKHRENKSSRDNNKCSRRRSCDRQPESRKCQKESKSKKACQRYCCPALQQSVECDYDLSYCPKDGKPKPKKPRDPTCLPTEKDPHYDEKPTSDNAGGRQICTDPSKRSNKCERRPRKCDRERRERSCNQEQDSCRKRERSCKRQERQSCSRGEESQSSSREICTKPRRRESCGRRRNDDRDCGNRPAKCTGRRHYTQSAFAGQTNPGRDVKRFSSLPLLTVSFIGVKLQGNKLGQNLADPASQDRSYGKQSKPSSCKPSACEKTSKKCKKPPAKCVDKKSSTSACKKPPAKCLNKKSSTTCGKSKPKKEGCGKTTSQSDEYCAKRKKQLGKDKSAARSEESSADRTAREKKEMLECKQGASKAKGKDKKEKKTGLERVVSPCKQRQMKKQGGTCGCSSSKCIGVPLNCLASADSLTFMRQESKPFNGFLDRSYSTVRSTSSGDFETEMLSSNQSGSFLNFAGDDILGSEVELPLPIAIDNQEEAAEDNSFRQNWILSWFNAANP